Within Agarivorans litoreus, the genomic segment GGCTATGCTCAGCATCTTGATAAACACCGCTTGAGCGCTCTTGCAAAGCACTACTGGTATCTCTAATACTTCCGACTAACTCATTAAGTTTGCTGGCCATTTCTTTGGCGCCAGCACTAAGTTGCTCCACTTCGTTACGAGACTCCGCTCGGCCATCTTGGAAAGTAACGCTAATTTCACCATTACCCATGCGCTGCATGTTTTCGCTTAATACTTCTAAGGGTTTAGTCATTTGTTTTAATAACAAGGCCAAACCCAGTAATACAACTACCGCTACCGAAATCGACACTAAAGCAATAAGCACCAGTAAATCGCGGCTAGCTTTGGTAATTTCACTAACAAAGGTGCCACCCAGTATTTTCCAATTCCAACCTGGTACTTCGGCAAACACTAAGTATTTTTCACCTACCACGCCATTGTATTGGTAAGGATAAAACAGACGACCAGAAGGCTGCTTAAAGATTTCTTTAAATGGCTGGTTACCATCGTAATCACGACGATCAATAATCGACTCGCCTGGTTTAATTTCTGGGTGTAATAAGTAATTACCGAGTAAATGGCTAGCATCGTTGTTTACCACAATGGTGTAACCGGTATCACCCCATTTTATTTGCGAAAGGTTATCAAAGATTTCTTCTGTAGCTTGATTGATTGGTACCCCAATAAAACTTAAGGCGGCTACTTTGCCCTGCTGGTTTTTTATCGGCTTATAGTAAGTGAGATAATCTTTTCCAAATAAGGTAACTTTTGCATGAAAGGCTTGACCACTTACCAAAGTGCTATAGCCAGGGTGATTTAAACCTAACTTGGTGCCAACAGCGCGCTGAGCTTGGCTATTTTTTAATGAGGTGCTAACCCGCACAAAATCGTCACCAGAGGCACTAAACAAAGTAGCAACCGCGCCTGTATCGGCGGTAAAACGGTCTACATAGCGGTTATTACCAATAAGTGAAGCTCCGCGAATATGAACATCTTTAACGCTAAACTGCTCAAATTGAACAGTGCGTTCAGCCACTTCTACGCCACTTAAATAGCCATTTCGAAAGGTAGCTTCTAAATCCTGGGCTCGCTCTAAATAAGACGCAAATTGCCCTTCAACCATAGAAGCAACCGCTTTTACTTTTGACTCATGATCAGCCATCGCTTGTTCAAACAGCGCTTTAGAGGCTTTGTTGTATACCAGCGCCGCCATTAAACCCAAACCTAACAAAATGATCAGGCCAATAACTAACTGCAACTGCAATGAGATACTGCGACTTTTAAACCCACTAATCATGCCAAACTCCCTTTCATAAAATTGACTAAAAAGTCAACAATTCACTTGCTAAAGCTAATTTAAGCAAAACAACTGGTCAAGTAAATATCACAAACGCATCACAGGAGCTTTCCTTGTTTTATATCAACAAGCGCTCTACACGGGCATTTTTTGTCAATAAGTGCAATGTTTTATCAGCGAGAAGGCTCACAAAAACGATTATATGACAATTGCATAAGATAACGTTTTACTAACATATTTAGGGGGGTAATAACCAAAGCAGCTGGATGCTGCTTTGGCTAAATAAGATAAAAGAATTAGTTGGCTGCGGCCTTGCTTATTGCGGCTAGTGCACCAGAAACTTTGCCAAACACAGGATCGCAACCAGCTACTTGGTGACGCTTAGCGAGATACTCAGGATCGTTATAAGAAATCCATACTTTACCGGCTTCATCTTGCCAAATAAGTGCTTTTTGCGGCAAATCTAAGGCAATCAGCTGTTGGCACTTCATTAAAGGAGAACCAACCTTAGGGTTACCAAATATAATCAATTGAGTATCTCTAAGCTCAATACCCACTTTCTCTGCGCCATCAGAATGCTTAAC encodes:
- a CDS encoding DUF302 domain-containing protein; translated protein: MLSVRAIKRGLVSATMLMMSGVVSATSDGVISVASQHDVSQTAERMLAILEQKGMTVFNQVKHSDGAEKVGIELRDTQLIIFGNPKVGSPLMKCQQLIALDLPQKALIWQDEAGKVWISYNDPEYLAKRHQVAGCDPVFGKVSGALAAISKAAAN
- a CDS encoding methyl-accepting chemotaxis protein codes for the protein MISGFKSRSISLQLQLVIGLIILLGLGLMAALVYNKASKALFEQAMADHESKVKAVASMVEGQFASYLERAQDLEATFRNGYLSGVEVAERTVQFEQFSVKDVHIRGASLIGNNRYVDRFTADTGAVATLFSASGDDFVRVSTSLKNSQAQRAVGTKLGLNHPGYSTLVSGQAFHAKVTLFGKDYLTYYKPIKNQQGKVAALSFIGVPINQATEEIFDNLSQIKWGDTGYTIVVNNDASHLLGNYLLHPEIKPGESIIDRRDYDGNQPFKEIFKQPSGRLFYPYQYNGVVGEKYLVFAEVPGWNWKILGGTFVSEITKASRDLLVLIALVSISVAVVVLLGLALLLKQMTKPLEVLSENMQRMGNGEISVTFQDGRAESRNEVEQLSAGAKEMASKLNELVGSIRDTSSALQERSSGVYQDAEHSLGQLENQQAQVDQVAAAIEEMSSSAASVAEQVEDIASSVRAADGNTQQGAKLVARMVAEIDLLNDQLKSSAEAIELVGKESNNIQDVTKMINDIADQTNLLALNAAIEAARAGEQGRGFAVVADEVRTLAQRTQESVKEVETIIAKLQSSTSNAVSMMSESQKRGEFFTEHAAQTGEALNGITEQVTSIASQSETIAATTEQQAQVSQEIAANASQISNLTSDSRNTAAQTASSATQLQTLSQELQQQVAQFS